The following coding sequences lie in one Hippopotamus amphibius kiboko isolate mHipAmp2 chromosome 17, mHipAmp2.hap2, whole genome shotgun sequence genomic window:
- the PSME3 gene encoding proteasome activator complex subunit 3, with product MASLLKVDQEVKLKVDSFRERITSEAEDLVANFFPKKLLELDSFLKEPILNIHDLTQIHSDMNLPVPDPILLTNSHDGLDGPTYKKRRLDECEEAFQGTKVFVMPSGMLKSNQQLVDIIEKVKPEIRLLIEKCNTVKMWVQLLIPRIEDGNNFGVSIQEETVAELRTVESEAASYLDQISRYYITRAKLVSKIAKYPHVEDYRRTVTEIDEKEYISLRLIISELRNQYVTLHDMILKNIEKIKRPRSSNAETLY from the exons ATGGCCTCGTTGCTGAAGGTGGATCAGGAAGTGAAGCTCAAG GTTGATTCTTTCAGGGAGCGGATCACAAGTGAG GCAGAAGACTTGGTGGcaaattttttcccaaagaaattgTTAGAACTTGATAGTTTTTTGAAG GAACCAATCCTAAACATCCATGACCTAACTCAGATCCACTCAGACATGAATCTCCCAGTCCCTGACCCCATTCTTCTCACCAATAGCCATGATGGACTGGACGGT CCCACTTACAAGAAGCGAAGATTGGATGAATGTGAAGAGGCTTTCCAGG GAACCAAGGTGTTTGTGATGCCCAGTGGGATGCTGAAAAGCAACCAGCAGCTGGTGGACATTATTGAAAAAGTAAAGCCTGAGATCCGGCTGCTGATCGAGAAATGCAACACG GTCAAAATGTGGGTACAACTCCTGATTCCTAGGATAGAAGATGGGAACAACTTTGGGGTATCCATTCAG GAGGAGACAGTTGCAGAACTAAGAACTGTTGAGAGTGAAGCTGCATCTTATCTGGACCAGATTTCTAG atATTATATTACAAGAGCCAAATTGGTTTCTAAAATAGCTAAATATCCCCATGTG gAGGACTATCGCCGCACCGTGACAGAGATTGATGAGAAAGAATACATCAGCCTTCGGCTCATCATATCAGAGCTAAGGAATCAATAT GTCACTCTACATGACATGATCCTGAAGAATATCGAGAAGATCAAACGGCCCCGGAGCAGCAATGCAGAGACACTGTACtga